A window of Dysidea avara chromosome 1, odDysAvar1.4, whole genome shotgun sequence genomic DNA:
GGTGAAATAATCGCCTAACATTGATAGAATCACAGCGATGAAAGATCGCCTATTTCAGCGATAAAATTTTGCATAGCGCTGTTCCCAGCCTTGTAGAAACGTAGTAACAAAGTTTATCTCACTAAGTAGACTTTCTagatgctgaaaacaaagtcactAGAGTCTTCTGCCATGCTCAAGTCGCTTCTTTCCGCTTTACAACACAGCGAATCTtcacaaactatataccatcgtgatgctaacaacctgaagattacaatttcgttctcataataagaataaacggTACAGTTTAGGCTCCCGTGAAGATTTCTTACCTCACTCCcataggcttcaatacattttatagGACACCGGATGTTGCACAATCGCAATTATTAACCACCACATTCCTTAGcccttgtgtgaaaatgggctattccaaagtggaacccccctttttaaaagtctggatctgcccctgatgtGTATGAGTGGTAGTTGACCTAGACTAGTAAAACTGATGTTAGGAGACtctgtaaaaaataaaataataaaaaactAGAAATACAACAGATACTGTAGGCTAAATACTGTGGGTTCTATATGGCATCCACCACCAAGAAAAGTCTTATAAGATAAACACTATGATTACGACAGCTACATAGTTCATAAAGTGTAAGTACAAGTTAATTCCTTTGTTTAAATATTAGCTTTAAGGACACTCTATTTGAACCATTTAAGTGTGATACCCAGGCCTGGAGCCCAATACACTATTATTTGGTTTTTTTCCACTAACAATATCCACACAACAAAGTAATTTTAGTGGTGAATTTTTACCAtataactatagtatgttcacgttgagctgaatcctgaaaaacagctaaaaattaaaagtggattttttctcaaccgagttaacatttctgccaaccagatgattattggtaacagcagacgtgtcaacaacagacatgtacggtttggctccattacaagttcgggaaagggctgcaatggacactgtacttatatggcttccccataggaaatgtattgtgaaaattttgattggctgtaaatattatgtcaaacatctgaacaaaaagatttcaaaatatttttagcggatcaagcagtactacaaatgagccaaatttcaagatcatgtgtaattgcatccatgagttattaaatgtttttgaggattcagctcaacgtgaacgtactatagtcaTGAAACTTACGTGAAGACTGCTACAGCAGTTATCCTTCAGAGTGCTGACCTGTTTTTTACCTTATGTATTATTCTGTGAATGCCATCCCACTAGGCACCTGTTAGAAGGCTagaagcctgtgaatacagggagtcagaaacatgtaactgaaacatgTAAAATGCAGTAAAGAATCCCAGAACCGATGGTGGCTTGATCCCCAGCAAAATTTGCCAAAGAAGCCACAACAGCCAGGATGAATAGTATttgattagctaataaaattcAATCTCCTAACACTTAAATCAAATTTTCTTGTGGGGGATGCCCCTAGAATTAGAATTCCGGgaattgtttcactactttttatcacttggatccttTAAAATAATGTCTTTAGTTACAACTTGTTATTCCACTCGTAATGGGATCTGATAACATATCATCTGTTGTAAATATTTAAACCAACTACTGTATGTCCCTCATAGTCAGCCATATGTCGTGTACTTGTTTGGAACTTTGTGTCTGTTTCTGTATTTATGGTATGAATATTGACACATATACAGAGTACTGGGAAACTTTAACTAACTCGTTTATACTTCTgcataattatacatgtgtagatCGTCTAGAGCTTGAGAGGTTATACTACCAAGCCAAACATGATCTTGGATCAGAGAAGTTACAACTACTAAAGTTATTAATATTTGGTCCTCCTGGAGCTGGGAAGTCATCGTTGTTAAAAGTCTTACTTGGTGGTGATCCTGATCCAGTGAGGAACAGTACTGGTGTGTGTGATAGACATCTTGTACAGTGTACAATTGCTGTGACTAGTGATGACCATGACTCCACCTGGGTTAAGGTCAATTTAGAAGATGAAATACAACGACTAAAACATAAAATTCATGTAAGGGTTAGTCACAACTCTTCAACATTGTCTCACAGCACACCACAAGATGCTAAACAACCTCATTTAATAATTGAAGATGAATATTTGTTTAATCCAAATGTTCAATACAGCAACCAAGCTGCATCTAATAAATTAGTTAAACAAACTAGTACCCTAATAGCTTGTTATGATAGTGGTGGTCAACCAGAGTTCTTTGATGTCATGCCTGCAATAACTACTACTCCTACTGGATACGTTATGGTGTTTGATATGTCTAAAGATTTATTAACTAATAAAAGTACTGAATTCTATAGAAATGGTAGCAAATCTATGACTGACAATACTGTACACTACACTGATGCTGGGTTGATGAAAACTGCTTTAGCAAACATCCAGTCTTCTAGTGCTAGTTCTAGTGACTCTGCAACCTCATCCATGGGTAGCTATAGTCAACTGTTGCTTGTAGGTACACATCTTGATGAGTGTGgtgacacaaaggaggaacAAGATGGCAAGGTATCACAAGTTGAGCAAACAGTGGAAGATCACATACTGAATGTTGACACAACTGTTCACATAGTGGAATGTCGTAACAAAAGTTCTAAACTAGTCCATCCTATATCCAACACTGTTAAAGCAGACAGAGATGAGGCTGCTCAAGAGATACGAACTGCAATAGAAAACATGTCTGGTTGTGATAGTACAAATAAGGTTGTTCCCATTAGTTGGTTGTTGTTTCAACTTGAGATTCGACATAATGCAAAATATTACATCTCAAAGAGTCGTTGTATTGACATTGCAAAAAAGTGCTATATTAAGGAAAAAGATGTAGACAATATCCTAATATATTTCCATGAACTTGGAGTTTTACTATATTACAGAAATATTCCAaatattgtgttttgtgatCCTCAATGGCTTTTTGACAAATTGACCAAATTGATTGAGGTGAAATATAATCCACCACGTGCCCTCAGGCAAAAGGTTTTGAGAGGCGTTTTTGATCAGAACTCTTTGCATGAAATATATAAGACAGATTTCAGTGCTAATGATATTTTAAGCTATGAGCATCTTCTTCAACTTTTTGTCTCCCTTAACATAATGGCCATTTTACCTGGTAAAACTGACCAGTACTTCATGCCTGCTCTGTTGAACCCAGCACCAGCAGATATAGACACAACTGACTATGGCAgaaagatttatgacactttgattGTAAAGTTTGAGAATAGATACATTCCCCAAGGAGTGTTTTGTTGTCTGGTAGTGGAGTGTATGAGAAATGCTATTGGTTGGCATGTTTTACATGGCAAATATGCCCATAGGGATTTAGTGATATTTCAGATTTCAACTGATCTTGATCTATTTGTGTTTCTCAGGGATAAAATAGATTCTATCACATTTGAAATGTACCACAACACTTTACAGATGAGTCCTGAGGCAGTGTGTAGAACATTATACAACTCATTAGGGGCAGTATGTAGTCAACTCAAGATTAGCAATAATTTTAACTTGGGATTTGTTTGCAAGCGTTCAGTGTGTGGTGACGGGTT
This region includes:
- the LOC136251937 gene encoding uncharacterized protein; amino-acid sequence: MATNKFKVEVIFRKFQSELSSHFSERCDISNVLASFAAEGIVGPDEVNRIMSLGTPLQKVEMLLKHISGPLEAGNTLPFYVMVKILEQHGGMELAKQIWRLLSTTDHQDRLELERLYYQAKHDLGSEKLQLLKLLIFGPPGAGKSSLLKVLLGGDPDPVRNSTGVCDRHLVQCTIAVTSDDHDSTWVKVNLEDEIQRLKHKIHVRVSHNSSTLSHSTPQDAKQPHLIIEDEYLFNPNVQYSNQAASNKLVKQTSTLIACYDSGGQPEFFDVMPAITTTPTGYVMVFDMSKDLLTNKSTEFYRNGSKSMTDNTVHYTDAGLMKTALANIQSSSASSSDSATSSMGSYSQLLLVGTHLDECGDTKEEQDGKVSQVEQTVEDHILNVDTTVHIVECRNKSSKLVHPISNTVKADRDEAAQEIRTAIENMSGCDSTNKVVPISWLLFQLEIRHNAKYYISKSRCIDIAKKCYIKEKDVDNILIYFHELGVLLYYRNIPNIVFCDPQWLFDKLTKLIEVKYNPPRALRQKVLRGVFDQNSLHEIYKTDFSANDILSYEHLLQLFVSLNIMAILPGKTDQYFMPALLNPAPADIDTTDYGRKIYDTLIVKFENRYIPQGVFCCLVVECMRNAIGWHVLHGKYAHRDLVIFQISTDLDLFVFLRDKIDSITFEMYHNTLQMSPEAVCRTLYNSLGAVCSQLKISNNFNLGFVCKRSVCGDGFACVPCHPTTVPTISVCESCNHRCLLQDDQTVWLSFLSQQVQPPSQQEQSVQLISKASREIAEADNEVFRQKYSTLSTSMTDIDNLLKYFVTENIISTDDQREIITNSRTSEKARLLLEHISGPLEAGNSKPFRMMLDIMEKHGNMATKDLAILINSFLVTTKGHHKETSHTGDSSADRVQSSSRRGSYQSATHHGSNTPPHRSRSPHNRNSYQQPSHRQS